A genomic segment from Salvia splendens isolate huo1 chromosome 13, SspV2, whole genome shotgun sequence encodes:
- the LOC121762560 gene encoding phosphatidylinositol-3-phosphatase myotubularin-1-like isoform X2 yields the protein MSIPRARSGRSTPLRQSEPEKIDGDGSWDALEWTKVDQVSTLRPVPQGLQQLLFDGEFVIVEGHGVVLVNTDEAGDLYVTNFRLLFLSDGSRSVIGLGTIPLAAIEKFSRTGMKLPSAPKQIDKNPSQRLLQVIGKDMRIVVFGFRPRTKQRRAVFDAISRWTRPARLWDLYAFAAGTSRYSNTTPKVRLLNEYFRLLGLESRNACPRTLEDGSFTLSNEWWRISNLNSNYTMCPTYPFALLIPNSISDVEILQACSFRARCRLPVICWCNPGTGAVLARSSQPLVGLMMNMRSNSDEKLVAALWTQLSGVRERRRKLYIADARPRKNALANGAMGGGSESSANYSQSEIVFFGIDNIHAMRESLARLRDYVDTHGAKSSDGLSSFLRHGGWTWGGGNLSSMSASVSTLGDSGWLIHVQSVLAGSAWIAARIALESATVLVHCSDGWDRTTQLVSLASLLLDPYYRTFKGFQALVEKDWLAFGHPFSDRLGLPTVSGSESIPEFTRQASTGSLTSSPSRQSSTQTNSSHAQNNCSPIFLQVFLVDLLDCVLSCRFGNFFCNSEKERHQAGVYDACGCMWVYLAELRDSDRPSCHYNHFYDASKFQGPLLPPAAALAPTLWPQFHLRWACPSESQGGELETHCRNMAEKLSELQKAKDLAEAKLREATSAVESLTDELRNEKLSSSSARDWARSAKKENVAIKRAIQALGSKVQFSEEGDCIVSIESIATEIPQKSLFSTTGTQSDEKPDSPVYVARHDDDDDSINPICRVCESLCPLRTREGGCRWPEAGCTQFGSQFVGLKANFDAFDRLSIYDSHFDSQ from the exons ATGTCTATACCGCGAGCGAGGTCCGGACGGTCGACGCCGCTCCGTCAATCGGAGCCGGAGAAAATCGACGGCGACGGCAGCTGGGACGCCCTCGAATGGACCAAAGTTGAT CAAGTTTCGACTTTGAGGCCTGTGCCGCAGGGATTGCAGCAGTTGTTGTTCGATGGGGAGTTTGTCATAGTAGAG GGACATGGCGTTGTTCTTGTGAACACGGACGAGGCAGGAGATTtatatgtgacaaattttcgtCTTCTTTTCTTG AGCGATGGATCTAGAAGCGTTATAGGACTTGGCACAATACCGTTGGCGGCAATTGAGAAGTTCAGCAGAACT GGTATGAAGCTGCCATCAGCTCCTAAGCAGATTGATAAGAATCCATCTCAACGATTGCTTCAGGTCATTG GTAAAGATATGAGAATTGTTGTCTTTGGCTTTCGGCCTAGGACGAAACAG AGGCGTGCTGTGTTTGATGCTATATCAAGATGGACTAGACCAGCTAGACTTTGGGATCTCTATGCTTTTGCTGCTGGAACTTCAAGATACAGTAACACGACCCCTAAGGTGCGGTTATTGAATGAGTACTTCCGGCTTCTTGGGCTAGAATCACGCAATGCTTGCCCTAGAACACTTGAAGATGGATCATTCACACTGTCCAATGAATGGTGGAGAATAAGCAATTTGAATTCTAACTATACAATGTGCCCTACCTATCCATTTGCATTGCTTATTCCAAACTCCATCAG CGATGTCGAGATACTGCAGGCTTGTTCCTTCCGTGCACGGTGTAGATTGCCTGTAATTTGCTGGTGTAACCCTG GAACTGGAGCTGTCCTAGCGCGATCTTCACAACCACTGGTTGGCCTCATGATGAACATGAGAAG CAATTCTGATGAGAAACTAGTTGCCGCACTTTGGACTCAACTTTCTGGAGTAAGGGAGCGCAGGAG GAAGCTATATATAGCTGATGCAAGGCCTAGGAAAAATGCATTGGCGAATGGTGCAATGGGTGGTGGGTCAGAGTCCTCCGCCAACTACTCTCAGTCTGAg ATCGTCTTCTTTGGTATAGACAATATACACGCAATGCGCGAGAGTCTTGCTCGGCTTAGAGACTATGTTGATACTCATGGTGCCAAATCGTCAGATGGGTTGTCTTCTTTTTTG AGACATGGTGGATGGACTTGGGGAGGAGGAAATCTCAGCAGTATGTCTGCTTCAGTCTCAACTCTGGGTGACAGTGGTTGGTTGATACATGTTCAGAGTGTTTTGGCTGGCTCAGCATGGATTGCTGCTCGCATTGCTCTAGAATCAGCTACGGTGCTAGTCCATTGTAG TGATGGATGGGACAGAACAACTCAGCTGGTTTCTCTTGCAAGTTTGTTACTTGATCCATACTACCGGACATTCAAGGGTTTCCAG GCTCTTGTAGAAAAAGACTGGCTTGCATTTGGTCATCCGTTTTCAGATCGTCTGGGACTGCCTACTGTGTCAGGAAGTGAAAGCATTCCTGAATTTACACGGCAGGCATCTACTGGGAGTTTAACTTCATCTCCAAGTCGCCAATCATCTACCCAGACTAATTCTTCTCATGCACAAAATAATTGTTCACCTATCTTTCTGCAG GTATTCCTGGTAGATTTACTAGACTGTGTTCTTTCCTGCCGTTTTGGAAACTTTTTCTGCAACAG TGAGAAAGAAAGGCATCAAGCTGGTGTTTATGATGCATGTGGGTGCATGTGGGTGTATTTAGCTGAGTTGCGGGATTCAGATAGGCCTTCTTGTCATTATAACCACTTCTACGACGCATCAAAATTTCAAGGTCCATTATTACCTCCAGCAGCAGCTTTAGCCCCAACGCTTTGGCCTCAGTTCCACCTTCGATGGGCTTGTCCATCAGAATCCCAAGGTGGAGAGTTAGAAACACACTGTAGAAACATGGCTGAGAAATTATCTGAATTGCAGAAG GCAAAAGATTTAGCAGAGGCAAAACTTAGAGAAGCAACATCAGCTGTGGAGTCTTTGACAGATGAGTTGCGAAACGAGAAACTCAGCAGCAGCTCAGCAAGGGACTGGGCTAGGAgtgccaaaaaggaaaatgttgcTATAAAACGGGCAATACAAGCACTCGGGTCCAAAGTCCAGTTTTCCGAAGAAGGTGATTGCATTGTTAGCATCGAAAGCATAGCAACAGAGATTCCTCAAAAATCTCTCTTTTCCACTACGGGCACGCAGAGTGATGAGAAACCAGATAGTCCCGTGTATGTTGCTCGtcatgatgatgatgatgattccaTCAACCCTATATGCCGGGTATGTGAATCTTTATGCCCTCTACGCACCCGCGAGGGAGGGTGTAGATGGCCCGAAGCTGGCTGTACCCAGTTCGGTAGTCAGTTTGTCGGCCTAAAGGCTAACTTTGATGCTTTCGACCGTCTTTCTATATATGACAGCCATTTTGATTCACAATAG
- the LOC121762560 gene encoding phosphatidylinositol-3-phosphatase myotubularin-1-like isoform X4: MRIVVFGFRPRTKQRRAVFDAISRWTRPARLWDLYAFAAGTSRYSNTTPKVRLLNEYFRLLGLESRNACPRTLEDGSFTLSNEWWRISNLNSNYTMCPTYPFALLIPNSISDVEILQACSFRARCRLPVICWCNPGTGAVLARSSQPLVGLMMNMRSNSDEKLVAALWTQLSGVRERRRKLYIADARPRKNALANGAMGGGSESSANYSQSEIVFFGIDNIHAMRESLARLRDYVDTHGAKSSDGLSSFLRHGGWTWGGGNLSSMSASVSTLGDSGWLIHVQSVLAGSAWIAARIALESATVLVHCSDGWDRTTQLVSLASLLLDPYYRTFKGFQALVEKDWLAFGHPFSDRLGLPTVSGSESIPEFTRQASTGSLTSSPSRQSSTQTNSSHAQNNCSPIFLQWVDCISQLLRMYPFAFEFSSVFLVDLLDCVLSCRFGNFFCNSEKERHQAGVYDACGCMWVYLAELRDSDRPSCHYNHFYDASKFQGPLLPPAAALAPTLWPQFHLRWACPSESQGGELETHCRNMAEKLSELQKAKDLAEAKLREATSAVESLTDELRNEKLSSSSARDWARSAKKENVAIKRAIQALGSKVQFSEEGDCIVSIESIATEIPQKSLFSTTGTQSDEKPDSPVYVARHDDDDDSINPICRVCESLCPLRTREGGCRWPEAGCTQFGSQFVGLKANFDAFDRLSIYDSHFDSQ, encoded by the exons ATGAGAATTGTTGTCTTTGGCTTTCGGCCTAGGACGAAACAG AGGCGTGCTGTGTTTGATGCTATATCAAGATGGACTAGACCAGCTAGACTTTGGGATCTCTATGCTTTTGCTGCTGGAACTTCAAGATACAGTAACACGACCCCTAAGGTGCGGTTATTGAATGAGTACTTCCGGCTTCTTGGGCTAGAATCACGCAATGCTTGCCCTAGAACACTTGAAGATGGATCATTCACACTGTCCAATGAATGGTGGAGAATAAGCAATTTGAATTCTAACTATACAATGTGCCCTACCTATCCATTTGCATTGCTTATTCCAAACTCCATCAG CGATGTCGAGATACTGCAGGCTTGTTCCTTCCGTGCACGGTGTAGATTGCCTGTAATTTGCTGGTGTAACCCTG GAACTGGAGCTGTCCTAGCGCGATCTTCACAACCACTGGTTGGCCTCATGATGAACATGAGAAG CAATTCTGATGAGAAACTAGTTGCCGCACTTTGGACTCAACTTTCTGGAGTAAGGGAGCGCAGGAG GAAGCTATATATAGCTGATGCAAGGCCTAGGAAAAATGCATTGGCGAATGGTGCAATGGGTGGTGGGTCAGAGTCCTCCGCCAACTACTCTCAGTCTGAg ATCGTCTTCTTTGGTATAGACAATATACACGCAATGCGCGAGAGTCTTGCTCGGCTTAGAGACTATGTTGATACTCATGGTGCCAAATCGTCAGATGGGTTGTCTTCTTTTTTG AGACATGGTGGATGGACTTGGGGAGGAGGAAATCTCAGCAGTATGTCTGCTTCAGTCTCAACTCTGGGTGACAGTGGTTGGTTGATACATGTTCAGAGTGTTTTGGCTGGCTCAGCATGGATTGCTGCTCGCATTGCTCTAGAATCAGCTACGGTGCTAGTCCATTGTAG TGATGGATGGGACAGAACAACTCAGCTGGTTTCTCTTGCAAGTTTGTTACTTGATCCATACTACCGGACATTCAAGGGTTTCCAG GCTCTTGTAGAAAAAGACTGGCTTGCATTTGGTCATCCGTTTTCAGATCGTCTGGGACTGCCTACTGTGTCAGGAAGTGAAAGCATTCCTGAATTTACACGGCAGGCATCTACTGGGAGTTTAACTTCATCTCCAAGTCGCCAATCATCTACCCAGACTAATTCTTCTCATGCACAAAATAATTGTTCACCTATCTTTCTGCAG TGGGTTGATTGCATTTCCCAATTGTTACGAATGTATCCCTTTGCCTTTGAGTTTTCTTCG GTATTCCTGGTAGATTTACTAGACTGTGTTCTTTCCTGCCGTTTTGGAAACTTTTTCTGCAACAG TGAGAAAGAAAGGCATCAAGCTGGTGTTTATGATGCATGTGGGTGCATGTGGGTGTATTTAGCTGAGTTGCGGGATTCAGATAGGCCTTCTTGTCATTATAACCACTTCTACGACGCATCAAAATTTCAAGGTCCATTATTACCTCCAGCAGCAGCTTTAGCCCCAACGCTTTGGCCTCAGTTCCACCTTCGATGGGCTTGTCCATCAGAATCCCAAGGTGGAGAGTTAGAAACACACTGTAGAAACATGGCTGAGAAATTATCTGAATTGCAGAAG GCAAAAGATTTAGCAGAGGCAAAACTTAGAGAAGCAACATCAGCTGTGGAGTCTTTGACAGATGAGTTGCGAAACGAGAAACTCAGCAGCAGCTCAGCAAGGGACTGGGCTAGGAgtgccaaaaaggaaaatgttgcTATAAAACGGGCAATACAAGCACTCGGGTCCAAAGTCCAGTTTTCCGAAGAAGGTGATTGCATTGTTAGCATCGAAAGCATAGCAACAGAGATTCCTCAAAAATCTCTCTTTTCCACTACGGGCACGCAGAGTGATGAGAAACCAGATAGTCCCGTGTATGTTGCTCGtcatgatgatgatgatgattccaTCAACCCTATATGCCGGGTATGTGAATCTTTATGCCCTCTACGCACCCGCGAGGGAGGGTGTAGATGGCCCGAAGCTGGCTGTACCCAGTTCGGTAGTCAGTTTGTCGGCCTAAAGGCTAACTTTGATGCTTTCGACCGTCTTTCTATATATGACAGCCATTTTGATTCACAATAG
- the LOC121762560 gene encoding phosphatidylinositol-3-phosphatase myotubularin-1-like isoform X3, whose protein sequence is MKLPSAPKQIDKNPSQRLLQVIGKDMRIVVFGFRPRTKQRRAVFDAISRWTRPARLWDLYAFAAGTSRYSNTTPKVRLLNEYFRLLGLESRNACPRTLEDGSFTLSNEWWRISNLNSNYTMCPTYPFALLIPNSISDVEILQACSFRARCRLPVICWCNPGTGAVLARSSQPLVGLMMNMRSNSDEKLVAALWTQLSGVRERRRKLYIADARPRKNALANGAMGGGSESSANYSQSEIVFFGIDNIHAMRESLARLRDYVDTHGAKSSDGLSSFLRHGGWTWGGGNLSSMSASVSTLGDSGWLIHVQSVLAGSAWIAARIALESATVLVHCSDGWDRTTQLVSLASLLLDPYYRTFKGFQALVEKDWLAFGHPFSDRLGLPTVSGSESIPEFTRQASTGSLTSSPSRQSSTQTNSSHAQNNCSPIFLQWVDCISQLLRMYPFAFEFSSVFLVDLLDCVLSCRFGNFFCNSEKERHQAGVYDACGCMWVYLAELRDSDRPSCHYNHFYDASKFQGPLLPPAAALAPTLWPQFHLRWACPSESQGGELETHCRNMAEKLSELQKAKDLAEAKLREATSAVESLTDELRNEKLSSSSARDWARSAKKENVAIKRAIQALGSKVQFSEEGDCIVSIESIATEIPQKSLFSTTGTQSDEKPDSPVYVARHDDDDDSINPICRVCESLCPLRTREGGCRWPEAGCTQFGSQFVGLKANFDAFDRLSIYDSHFDSQ, encoded by the exons ATGAAGCTGCCATCAGCTCCTAAGCAGATTGATAAGAATCCATCTCAACGATTGCTTCAGGTCATTG GTAAAGATATGAGAATTGTTGTCTTTGGCTTTCGGCCTAGGACGAAACAG AGGCGTGCTGTGTTTGATGCTATATCAAGATGGACTAGACCAGCTAGACTTTGGGATCTCTATGCTTTTGCTGCTGGAACTTCAAGATACAGTAACACGACCCCTAAGGTGCGGTTATTGAATGAGTACTTCCGGCTTCTTGGGCTAGAATCACGCAATGCTTGCCCTAGAACACTTGAAGATGGATCATTCACACTGTCCAATGAATGGTGGAGAATAAGCAATTTGAATTCTAACTATACAATGTGCCCTACCTATCCATTTGCATTGCTTATTCCAAACTCCATCAG CGATGTCGAGATACTGCAGGCTTGTTCCTTCCGTGCACGGTGTAGATTGCCTGTAATTTGCTGGTGTAACCCTG GAACTGGAGCTGTCCTAGCGCGATCTTCACAACCACTGGTTGGCCTCATGATGAACATGAGAAG CAATTCTGATGAGAAACTAGTTGCCGCACTTTGGACTCAACTTTCTGGAGTAAGGGAGCGCAGGAG GAAGCTATATATAGCTGATGCAAGGCCTAGGAAAAATGCATTGGCGAATGGTGCAATGGGTGGTGGGTCAGAGTCCTCCGCCAACTACTCTCAGTCTGAg ATCGTCTTCTTTGGTATAGACAATATACACGCAATGCGCGAGAGTCTTGCTCGGCTTAGAGACTATGTTGATACTCATGGTGCCAAATCGTCAGATGGGTTGTCTTCTTTTTTG AGACATGGTGGATGGACTTGGGGAGGAGGAAATCTCAGCAGTATGTCTGCTTCAGTCTCAACTCTGGGTGACAGTGGTTGGTTGATACATGTTCAGAGTGTTTTGGCTGGCTCAGCATGGATTGCTGCTCGCATTGCTCTAGAATCAGCTACGGTGCTAGTCCATTGTAG TGATGGATGGGACAGAACAACTCAGCTGGTTTCTCTTGCAAGTTTGTTACTTGATCCATACTACCGGACATTCAAGGGTTTCCAG GCTCTTGTAGAAAAAGACTGGCTTGCATTTGGTCATCCGTTTTCAGATCGTCTGGGACTGCCTACTGTGTCAGGAAGTGAAAGCATTCCTGAATTTACACGGCAGGCATCTACTGGGAGTTTAACTTCATCTCCAAGTCGCCAATCATCTACCCAGACTAATTCTTCTCATGCACAAAATAATTGTTCACCTATCTTTCTGCAG TGGGTTGATTGCATTTCCCAATTGTTACGAATGTATCCCTTTGCCTTTGAGTTTTCTTCG GTATTCCTGGTAGATTTACTAGACTGTGTTCTTTCCTGCCGTTTTGGAAACTTTTTCTGCAACAG TGAGAAAGAAAGGCATCAAGCTGGTGTTTATGATGCATGTGGGTGCATGTGGGTGTATTTAGCTGAGTTGCGGGATTCAGATAGGCCTTCTTGTCATTATAACCACTTCTACGACGCATCAAAATTTCAAGGTCCATTATTACCTCCAGCAGCAGCTTTAGCCCCAACGCTTTGGCCTCAGTTCCACCTTCGATGGGCTTGTCCATCAGAATCCCAAGGTGGAGAGTTAGAAACACACTGTAGAAACATGGCTGAGAAATTATCTGAATTGCAGAAG GCAAAAGATTTAGCAGAGGCAAAACTTAGAGAAGCAACATCAGCTGTGGAGTCTTTGACAGATGAGTTGCGAAACGAGAAACTCAGCAGCAGCTCAGCAAGGGACTGGGCTAGGAgtgccaaaaaggaaaatgttgcTATAAAACGGGCAATACAAGCACTCGGGTCCAAAGTCCAGTTTTCCGAAGAAGGTGATTGCATTGTTAGCATCGAAAGCATAGCAACAGAGATTCCTCAAAAATCTCTCTTTTCCACTACGGGCACGCAGAGTGATGAGAAACCAGATAGTCCCGTGTATGTTGCTCGtcatgatgatgatgatgattccaTCAACCCTATATGCCGGGTATGTGAATCTTTATGCCCTCTACGCACCCGCGAGGGAGGGTGTAGATGGCCCGAAGCTGGCTGTACCCAGTTCGGTAGTCAGTTTGTCGGCCTAAAGGCTAACTTTGATGCTTTCGACCGTCTTTCTATATATGACAGCCATTTTGATTCACAATAG
- the LOC121759964 gene encoding uncharacterized protein LOC121759964 has product MGDSNSIVEEQKNPFVVFFTNLISSIKLPFPPKKNGAKSEHAVEAAEPQKSAADDEKKPGFVTFPRQSVEQIKLEGETDAAGRTTNPLILWQVYALGGILVARWAWMRWNERKGQKKPGVGPPPSQD; this is encoded by the exons ATGGGAGACTCCAACAGCATAGTGGAGGAGCAGAAGAACCCCTTCGTAGTCTTCTTCACGAACTTAATTTCCTCAATTAAGCTGCCCTTCCCCCCGAAGAAAAACGGCGCTAAGTCGGAACACGCCGTGGAAGCAGCGGAGCCGCAGAAATCGGCGGCGGATGATGAGAAGAAGCCAGGATTCGTGACGTTTCCGCGGCAGAGCGTGGAGCAGATCAAATTGGAAGGGGAGACTGATGCAGCTGGACGGACTACTAATCCATTGATTTTGTGGCAG GTCTATGCTTTAGGCGGAATTTTAGTTGCGAGGTGGGCATGGATGAGGTGGAACGAGAGGAAGGGACAGAAGAAGCCAGGCGTTGGTCCTCCCCCGTCTCAAGACTAG
- the LOC121762560 gene encoding phosphatidylinositol-3-phosphatase myotubularin-1-like isoform X1, whose product MSIPRARSGRSTPLRQSEPEKIDGDGSWDALEWTKVDQVSTLRPVPQGLQQLLFDGEFVIVEGHGVVLVNTDEAGDLYVTNFRLLFLSDGSRSVIGLGTIPLAAIEKFSRTGMKLPSAPKQIDKNPSQRLLQVIGKDMRIVVFGFRPRTKQRRAVFDAISRWTRPARLWDLYAFAAGTSRYSNTTPKVRLLNEYFRLLGLESRNACPRTLEDGSFTLSNEWWRISNLNSNYTMCPTYPFALLIPNSISDVEILQACSFRARCRLPVICWCNPGTGAVLARSSQPLVGLMMNMRSNSDEKLVAALWTQLSGVRERRRKLYIADARPRKNALANGAMGGGSESSANYSQSEIVFFGIDNIHAMRESLARLRDYVDTHGAKSSDGLSSFLRHGGWTWGGGNLSSMSASVSTLGDSGWLIHVQSVLAGSAWIAARIALESATVLVHCSDGWDRTTQLVSLASLLLDPYYRTFKGFQALVEKDWLAFGHPFSDRLGLPTVSGSESIPEFTRQASTGSLTSSPSRQSSTQTNSSHAQNNCSPIFLQWVDCISQLLRMYPFAFEFSSVFLVDLLDCVLSCRFGNFFCNSEKERHQAGVYDACGCMWVYLAELRDSDRPSCHYNHFYDASKFQGPLLPPAAALAPTLWPQFHLRWACPSESQGGELETHCRNMAEKLSELQKAKDLAEAKLREATSAVESLTDELRNEKLSSSSARDWARSAKKENVAIKRAIQALGSKVQFSEEGDCIVSIESIATEIPQKSLFSTTGTQSDEKPDSPVYVARHDDDDDSINPICRVCESLCPLRTREGGCRWPEAGCTQFGSQFVGLKANFDAFDRLSIYDSHFDSQ is encoded by the exons ATGTCTATACCGCGAGCGAGGTCCGGACGGTCGACGCCGCTCCGTCAATCGGAGCCGGAGAAAATCGACGGCGACGGCAGCTGGGACGCCCTCGAATGGACCAAAGTTGAT CAAGTTTCGACTTTGAGGCCTGTGCCGCAGGGATTGCAGCAGTTGTTGTTCGATGGGGAGTTTGTCATAGTAGAG GGACATGGCGTTGTTCTTGTGAACACGGACGAGGCAGGAGATTtatatgtgacaaattttcgtCTTCTTTTCTTG AGCGATGGATCTAGAAGCGTTATAGGACTTGGCACAATACCGTTGGCGGCAATTGAGAAGTTCAGCAGAACT GGTATGAAGCTGCCATCAGCTCCTAAGCAGATTGATAAGAATCCATCTCAACGATTGCTTCAGGTCATTG GTAAAGATATGAGAATTGTTGTCTTTGGCTTTCGGCCTAGGACGAAACAG AGGCGTGCTGTGTTTGATGCTATATCAAGATGGACTAGACCAGCTAGACTTTGGGATCTCTATGCTTTTGCTGCTGGAACTTCAAGATACAGTAACACGACCCCTAAGGTGCGGTTATTGAATGAGTACTTCCGGCTTCTTGGGCTAGAATCACGCAATGCTTGCCCTAGAACACTTGAAGATGGATCATTCACACTGTCCAATGAATGGTGGAGAATAAGCAATTTGAATTCTAACTATACAATGTGCCCTACCTATCCATTTGCATTGCTTATTCCAAACTCCATCAG CGATGTCGAGATACTGCAGGCTTGTTCCTTCCGTGCACGGTGTAGATTGCCTGTAATTTGCTGGTGTAACCCTG GAACTGGAGCTGTCCTAGCGCGATCTTCACAACCACTGGTTGGCCTCATGATGAACATGAGAAG CAATTCTGATGAGAAACTAGTTGCCGCACTTTGGACTCAACTTTCTGGAGTAAGGGAGCGCAGGAG GAAGCTATATATAGCTGATGCAAGGCCTAGGAAAAATGCATTGGCGAATGGTGCAATGGGTGGTGGGTCAGAGTCCTCCGCCAACTACTCTCAGTCTGAg ATCGTCTTCTTTGGTATAGACAATATACACGCAATGCGCGAGAGTCTTGCTCGGCTTAGAGACTATGTTGATACTCATGGTGCCAAATCGTCAGATGGGTTGTCTTCTTTTTTG AGACATGGTGGATGGACTTGGGGAGGAGGAAATCTCAGCAGTATGTCTGCTTCAGTCTCAACTCTGGGTGACAGTGGTTGGTTGATACATGTTCAGAGTGTTTTGGCTGGCTCAGCATGGATTGCTGCTCGCATTGCTCTAGAATCAGCTACGGTGCTAGTCCATTGTAG TGATGGATGGGACAGAACAACTCAGCTGGTTTCTCTTGCAAGTTTGTTACTTGATCCATACTACCGGACATTCAAGGGTTTCCAG GCTCTTGTAGAAAAAGACTGGCTTGCATTTGGTCATCCGTTTTCAGATCGTCTGGGACTGCCTACTGTGTCAGGAAGTGAAAGCATTCCTGAATTTACACGGCAGGCATCTACTGGGAGTTTAACTTCATCTCCAAGTCGCCAATCATCTACCCAGACTAATTCTTCTCATGCACAAAATAATTGTTCACCTATCTTTCTGCAG TGGGTTGATTGCATTTCCCAATTGTTACGAATGTATCCCTTTGCCTTTGAGTTTTCTTCG GTATTCCTGGTAGATTTACTAGACTGTGTTCTTTCCTGCCGTTTTGGAAACTTTTTCTGCAACAG TGAGAAAGAAAGGCATCAAGCTGGTGTTTATGATGCATGTGGGTGCATGTGGGTGTATTTAGCTGAGTTGCGGGATTCAGATAGGCCTTCTTGTCATTATAACCACTTCTACGACGCATCAAAATTTCAAGGTCCATTATTACCTCCAGCAGCAGCTTTAGCCCCAACGCTTTGGCCTCAGTTCCACCTTCGATGGGCTTGTCCATCAGAATCCCAAGGTGGAGAGTTAGAAACACACTGTAGAAACATGGCTGAGAAATTATCTGAATTGCAGAAG GCAAAAGATTTAGCAGAGGCAAAACTTAGAGAAGCAACATCAGCTGTGGAGTCTTTGACAGATGAGTTGCGAAACGAGAAACTCAGCAGCAGCTCAGCAAGGGACTGGGCTAGGAgtgccaaaaaggaaaatgttgcTATAAAACGGGCAATACAAGCACTCGGGTCCAAAGTCCAGTTTTCCGAAGAAGGTGATTGCATTGTTAGCATCGAAAGCATAGCAACAGAGATTCCTCAAAAATCTCTCTTTTCCACTACGGGCACGCAGAGTGATGAGAAACCAGATAGTCCCGTGTATGTTGCTCGtcatgatgatgatgatgattccaTCAACCCTATATGCCGGGTATGTGAATCTTTATGCCCTCTACGCACCCGCGAGGGAGGGTGTAGATGGCCCGAAGCTGGCTGTACCCAGTTCGGTAGTCAGTTTGTCGGCCTAAAGGCTAACTTTGATGCTTTCGACCGTCTTTCTATATATGACAGCCATTTTGATTCACAATAG